agcgttgtgtaagatcctgagatcccgaacccatatatctcctcactccatgtatgaaagattgcttctttcctgaaataatttgagacgtacacattgggagatatgccacaatcaccggcagcagcaagaacgtgtgagcaaggaaggtgatgaagcttcggcttcatacaactgcaggtacatccaccatccgccttcaagacacattcctgcacggcttgcttgcgatagataccacgcctgctcctatcaacacacattatttcataccgatgcacttgtgtgccttgagcaacaactcgatgtctccgtgcctttttgattttatcttccatgtactttgtcactacgttgccaaacactatgttgttatcggccatggacggaccaattttcttgtatcgatccctaaagtacgcttgcgtgccgggaaggatgaattcaacaatagcaaccaatggaagtacccgaactcctcgcattacccagttgtacacctctgccaaattggttgtcattatgccataccgagatccatcggtgtcgaacaatagagaccacttctccttaggctcattctcaatccactgagtgaaatttctgatggacgaccctgacctccttctcattgttggtgggtcatcatgtaatgcaccaagaggtatgggaggctcgtcaccttcaactagtggtctgcgagattgctcatctgtttgcttcgttgtcaactcatccaacttgtcccacaactcattaaatttcttctcttggttctgtgcacagaacctcttaaagagctccataagatgcttgttcttgaattgcttgtagaaatttgcacccatgtgacgcatgcaccaccgactccgaacatcaggccacttagctggaagtcccttctcatcccaaccgttctgcaagtagtcaatagcccacaacatacccgcatgacgatcatgtataaggcaaacgttgggcctcatacgcaccactgcaatgtgcactctctctaggaaccagtaccagctttcagtgttctcactctctacaaatgcaaaagccataggtagaacctggttgttcccataacacccaattgctgtcaatatctgacctcggtatttacctgtcataaaagttccatctatgcatagaacaggtcgacaatgcacaaaagcattgatgcaagcacccaatgagaaaaaggctctttgcagcacactctttgttcgatcatcaaccgatgtaaatgtatgtaggtcataatacgtattattattcctctgggcaatggtggctaacaaacgaggcaaattatcataagaagcttcaaatgtgccatacctcatctcaatgatcttttgtttggctctccaggcctttgcatagcttatggtgtacttgaatttgttctcgatgtgcctaataattgattttggttcaaagccaatgttaccaacaacactgctgtacatctcacttgccacaaaagctgaagtgatgtttcggtgatacttctccaccccttgtaagtagcacttgtgctcggtcacaatgctaactttccaataatcattccatttacccttatatgcatggacacgccacggacaatcttccttcatgcacctcacttcatacacataatttgttgacttgaccaccctaaactctctctgcaaggaaactgcccaatgcttcaccgcctccttcatctcatccttatgagcataccttgcaccctcaattacctcgttctccttatactcccagggtacatgatcaccctctgatataacaagtccagagaagtcctcatttgcccaatcagtggccattacatcaccttcctcatcggatgatgcgtcgtcgtccgcttcctcattatccgaatcttccctctccatttcatcaacaattataccgactctctccccctcatccgccatgcccatagcctgctcctcccttggttgattttcctcattttgcatcgatggtccaacagcatcccctgcattgataggaccctctacatcttcggtttgcattgaaacatttatatctttctcttgtaccgacacaaatataacgaggggccatgaccgttcaaaagccatttccacataccgtctctaagcatcagtgctgtccatcggcattagttcccaaaaataaccttctgttgcacgactcactacaactgacactgacattgtgtagacttcttggtctattctaaatcctctcaacaacgaactataaattgactgaaatgttctctccgcaggcctatcgatgcccttagatgtcattacaaaatctgacagatcaacaccatctggaccaaatctaatatttccttcaccgtgaactatctgaaatgtgaccttacttgacattgtgcctgatgaaaacaataactgcgttaacctcgcatttctgtgctacgccctaagttacattctctacaacattgttctctaaatttctaaaattacgttacattctccagatcaaactaaactacatcttacaattaacactactgtctatgtctcaattcatactattatattctatgctctggatctacacatatgtgctgtgtgctacagatgtgctaaaatatatggaactaaaactaaaacgcaacatatatactcaaacataacatattagtacaaatgcaaaagatgtatgggagcatacatgtgatgaattgagcgaaccagcagggcttcgccgctccccttctgctgccctcccctctctctctttcgttttttttggatttttagtgaatataatgaaatttcacagaggaggggctgggctttataggggggaggcaaaaatcgccctcccccagggcggcaagggggccgcctgcaaaattccatgccccatcgccgcccatttgcaggcggccccccccacagtacaaaatcgccctagcggagggtggcaagggggccgcctgcaaaattccatgcccccctcgccgcccatttgcaggcggccccccgcacagtataaaatcgccctagcggagggcggcaaggggaccgcctgcaaatttcgttgacggccgtcgcccgagagcgaacggccgtctgccacgtcattttcgccgccctctgagaggacgatttttaaaaatcgccctcccagagggcggtaggcgactacttccgtcaattttcaaaatggaaaattatttttgtaaaacttttaataaaaaaaattataaataaaaaaattcgtcTTTTCTCCCCGTCAAGTCGTCTCTTCAACAACTCTAATCCCATCCCAAATTATTCCAATCTAGTCTaggcaacaacaaaaaaaaaaaaaggtaaacagGAGGCAGGCAGTCGCGCGtctccggtcgccgccgtcgtctccggccGGGCGGCGATGGGGAACATGACCCGCTCCGACTCCCCCATCTCCCGCCTCATCGTCCTCTCCTTCCTCGATTTCCTCAACTCCGGTCACTACTCCCGTCTCCCGTCTCCCATCCCCTTTTCTCTTCTCACCAAATCACGCTCGATTTTACTGTTTTCCTGCGAGCGAACTAGTACTAGTATAGTATGGGTTGCTTGCTGCTGCGGATCGATCAACCCAATCGGACTACTTCCCTTGCAACCGCCCACCAACATGCTTCGCTTCGGATCATTATGCTTCGAGAAGACTCTACTACTACTAGGGTTCCATCCCATCCCATACGCCTGCCCTAAATCCCATTTCCGCTTTATTGGAGTCGCGTGTATAGGTTGCGGATTACTACTTGCCCTTTTTCTTCTATCTCTAGATGGAGCCATTTCGCACATCGATGCGAAGCACCATTGAATTTGCTAATTACTAACTAGTTAGCTACAGTAGTAGGCTATAATATTTTCGATAATCACCATCCAAATCTAAAGCAGCACAATATGCAAGATTTCCCTcccacaccaaaaaaaaaagcacagtAGAGACAAAATTAATTACCAGCTTAGCTCCCCTTTTTTGGAATCAAAGATGTGCAGTGTTGCAAAGCCATTGGTTCTCCTGACATTGGAATTCTGTTTGCTATGCAGTTGAGTTAGCTCCTGGGGCTGATCCTGAAGCTCTTGAGGTTGCCAGGGAATGTCTGGAATCCATTTTCAGTATCAACTCTTCATCTGTTGTTGAAAGGGTACATCCAGGacttctacttgaactctttaGCTCTATGGAAGCTGCTCAACAAGATAACTCTGCACCCGGCCCGGTATCCAACAAACCTTCTTGCAGTGCGAGCACTTCAACTATCCAAGAAGACCTGACTAAATGTACAACATCAAATGTAtggtcttctctctctctctctctctctttcaatcaccacacacacacattgtCACACGCTTAATCACCGCCATCCGTCTTATTCCAtgccatttatatatatatatataaagacaAACATATTGACATAACATCATGCATACGTTTGGAATTACATTATGCCTATAATTTTACATCCTAGTAATCTCATACATCAAGTCTTGTTCACCATGTTTTGTTATATCCTTTAACAACCttaataagaaatattagcTTCTCATACTGACTTCTGCCTCTCCTTACCAGAGTGAAGGCCAAAATGAAGATACCTTCGACTTAGGTATGACTATAGCATAAACTGTTGGTTGTCTCTATGATCAGATGTCCAGATAATGCTGGAAATATTAAGCTTGTTTTTGTAAATGGTGTTATTTCCTACTGAGTAATAACAAATGTAGGAAAAATCATTCACTTGAAATCAGTGTTTACTCATGCAACTTGATTTTGCTATTTGATCAGATCATTCAGGAGATGAACTGTTTGCAAAATTCTATACCTCGCTTGATGAAATCAATTTCTTTAAAACATCATCTGCTGGAGCTGAAGATCCTGGCCAGCTTTCAAAAGCAACACAATTCTTCGATGATGCATTGCTGGTATAATATGTGATATTTACTTGTCTAACTCGCGCTCTTTTAAAGCACAATAATGGATCATGATTGTATTGTCCCTACACCCTGTTACCAAGGAAAAGTTATCCCAGATGCCTCCCTTGTTATCTAGGACTGTCCCCTGTTTCATGGAGATTCTCTTAAATGACTAGGGCAACTTGGGTAGTGGCACTACTTGGACGAAGAGATCGGCGACTGTTGGACTGCATGCTACTTTTTTCTTGTTTCGCTTATAGTCtagtgtttttttaattatgataTGAGGTACAATGCACCTCTGTTTAGGGGATGCGGAAGTCAGGAAGGAAAAGGGCAAGCTTAGGAGACCTTGCAGAATTCTTCAAGTCAAAAGGTATTTATCCACAACCCTTTGTCTTTTCACTTGTGCATTTTCTTTAGCATAGCATAATTTGTTCATTGGGTAGTGAACCACTTTACACCTTcctgttttttttaactttaactaaaaATTCTTACTTGAAaaatcttcattttttttcatttatcaaTGTAAAAAGAGCTAATTATTTTGCAGTTCAAGCCTTCTGTAGCTAACTGCATGTCTGTTTATCAGGTAATGAATTCATGAGGTCAAAACAACATCTTAAAGCTGTAGAACTGTACACCTGTGCTATTGCGTTGAGCCGAAATAATGCTATTTACTATTGTAACAGGTATGCACAAATTAATGACATTTATGATGACCTTTTTGGTGAATATGTAGGATGCACTGTGCAGTTGTTGTCTCTTTCAGCATAACTGAGTAACTCTTAGGGATAAGGGTCAGAATTAATGGAACTAAACAAAACTTGGGTTATTTCAACCGTTTTCCTGAGTAGTTCTATGTAACATGGGATCTTGAGATGGCTTAGTGGCTAATAGTGAATCCAGTCTAGAATGCCAGAACCAGTAAGTACAGATATAAAATACTATGTTACCCCAAAATCCTCACATTGCTATTTCTAGTGCTGCTATAAGCTATGATGTGGTTAGTAATCTCAGGATCTGTTATTATTCTTCCCACCGGTACAAACATCTTAAAACAGTGGAAGCCAGCTGCAGCTGGTTACAAATCGTACGTGCCATGGCCCATGGGcccttttttttgggggaaagTTGATATATAATTGTCAAGTTCTTACTCTTGTTAACCTAACGTCTTTTACTCTTGTTATGGTAGCGGTGTTAACAATCCTTACTGCCTTACAACTATGCACTTGTTTCTCACAAGAGCATTTATCTGCTTCATACATTGCTTTGATCCAATGTAACATGAAAAATTGAAAAGTACATGTTACTTCCAGGGCTGCTGCATATACCCTTCTTAATATGTTCAATGAAGCTGTTGAGGATTGCCTGAAGTCAATTGAAATTGACCCTAACTACAGTAAAGCATACAGCCGACTTGGATCTGCTTATTTTGCTTTGGGAAAATACCACGATGCTTTGTACAAGGGATATTTGAAAGGTAGGCAATCCATAAGTCTCAGTTAGTTTTGCTGAACCTGTGATACATTCTGCTATACACTGTTTTTACAtctgttacatttttttttctgggaaaGCTGCTGCTTATTTGAATTGTGGTCtgaaaagttgatttttttacatACAACCTTACATATCTACCCTTCAGTTTCTTCTGGTGTATCCTTTTAAGAGATCTTTATGTAATTAATTGCCTTTGTGGTCAAGGTCGCTAGTGCAGCGCAATCCATGCCACATGCTTTCAGCACTGTGTAGACTCTGATTCACATCAAACACATACTTTCAACCTTCATTGCTTCTAATGTCTACTGATTATTATATTCCTCATTTTTCTAGATCAAATTAACTTGTTCTGGATGCCAACTTGTTCTGGTTGCCATTCTGGCATGAATCTACATTTTGCATTTAGTATATCCAGTAAAGTAACGCGTGGGTGCATAATGAACTTGTTTTTCTTCTTGCAGCCTCCGAGCTTGATCCTAGTAATGAAAATGTCTGGCAGAATATCGAGGTATTGTTTTTATGCTCTTATTTTCATTAACTGGATAAAGCTTGTTTCATGCTACTCTCGCTAATGGCTGATGGAATTTTTATCCCTGCTCTATGCCTGAACTTTAGGTTACCAAAAAGAAGCTGGCTGAACAGCGAGGTCCACCAGAAGAACAGGTACTGTAACTGGAAACCACGTGTGCTTTTTACTGGACTTTGAGATATGTCCTACCTCTGGCAAACATACAGtccattgttttctttttagaaactaatttgtgcatttaAAACTCCTAATTGGAACTTCGGTTATAGGTATAGAATGCTGATATTGTTTGATTACATGAAATTCATTCTTTTGGGGGATTTCTTTGTCCTTTCAAAATTACCAACTGATCAGTTTTGTTGTGTATAGAATACATACGCACCCCAAAGTCAAGCATCACATGGACAGTTTCCTGGTCAATCAAGCAGTGGTGTTCCATTCACGTTTTTTCCTCCTGGAAATTCTCCAACTCCTGAGTTCTTCGCCAATATCATCAACCGTGTGTCTGATATCAGTCAACAATCATCTGAGCATTCCATAAATATAAATTTGAATGACATTTTTAATCATGCAAATGTCAATGGGAACAGTCAAGGAACACCTCAGACAGAGACTTCAAGTAACCATACCCCACCTCCTTCTTTTCCAACCAATACTGCagtccctcctcctttttcgtTCACGGGCTCTACTGAAGGAAATCGCCCACAACAAACTTCAAGTGGACATGAAGGGGAGCATGGCCAACCAGGCATGCACAGGGATGCTGGCATCCAAATAAACTTGGCAGGACCAGAGCAGGCTGCAGACGCTATGAGAGCTGTGATGGAGATGCTCGCGCCCCATATGAGCCAACGTGAAGGTGCACCTGGGTCTGCTAGAGGTTTGTTGATAAATCACTTTACTTATAAGTTATAAGCTGTTTCTCTATAGTGAACTTCTCATTTTGACTTAAGAGTATAACATAACAAAGGACAATCTCATCATTTTTTGTCTCTTTTATTTGAAATGAAAGGTTATTATTATGCAGTGTTTATCTCATTCTGAAAATCATTTGAGAAACAATGGTTGTTTCTCTTTAAAATGTCCAAAATAGGTGTGAAAATGGTAAAAGTTTGTAGTACATGGGGGTGTATTTTCCCGGTTTTCCTTGACAAAGTATGCTTCCCTCTTTTATTACCAACGGTAAGTGTTTCCAAAGAAATTAGCTGTGATTCCAATATAGTAAGAGATTGTTAGGAAAGTATAAGACATATCCACAGTACCCCTTTTATTTCctctgttttatttgtttgattcgAGAGCCATTGCCATGTTTTGGTCGATCAATTGAACGAGTTAAATATCAATCATTATATGCTGTATGTCTTTTGTGCAGGACCAGGCTAGACCTGAGGAACAAGACGAGTGTAACAGTTCAATTCTTGACTTTGGTAACAGTTTAGTAGGAGTACGGGTAtattctcatgttctttttggtACTTTTGTTTGCCAACCAACCATGGAAGCTCATATCGGGATTGGGCACGTTATATCTGTTTATTGGCATCTTAATTTCTTGCTGTATCTTCTATGCTTGCATTCTCTCTGCATATAAGCATTGATGTAgtatcatgaattcatgataaGCCTATGTTGGTCATGTTTGGTGAAGTATattatgctaaaattttggaGGGAATTGAGTACTTGTGTCTAATCTTTTGATGATGTATGAGGCTTTACCCTTTGGTTTATTATTACAGTTATAGTTAGAAAAAGTAGTAGCCATTGAAGCTATTGCATTGAAGTCTAGACAATCATCCCATAAATGTTGCTAGTGGCAGTTAGCAACTTATGTTTTTGGAATGTGCACATCTACCTTGGAGAACATTTTAGGTACACAAGCTGAGGCCAGCAGAAGAAAGGGTGTACAGTACAGAGTGATTCACTTTCAGAGTTTCTAAAACTAGGAATCCTTTGCTGTACAGCAACTCATGTTTCCAAAGTGAACCCTTTGCTGTACTACATCACATCATTATTGCCTTCATCTTTTCCATTCAAGGAGGAATAAAATGGCTGGCTGGCAAGTCTCAGCTTCAATCTAGGACTTGCGTTCGGAGTGCCTATTCAGATTCGAACTTGTGTGATTGATGTCcatcttttcccttttttggaGGTTGAGACCTTTTTGTTGTTGAGTTGACGAAAGCCCCCAGGAGGTGTCAACAAAGATTGGGTCAATTGGGCATGATTCGGTTCACTTTTATGTGTGTTTGGGCCTTGTAAAGATTGCAGCCCAGCAACAAAGCAGGTTCTTGACAAGATGTAAATTAGTATATGTAGCGTGAATTTGTGCTGTTATATGATGCGATGGCATCATTCCATCATGCCCATCGTGTGTTGTTATACTCAATCAGCGACTACACATAGGAGTACGTACATACAGATACAGATACAGGTGAGGAGTGAGAGGCTGGGGGAGCAAAGGCATTCAGAAGAGTAGTAGCGTTGTTAAGATGACGAGAATTGtaacaaaaccatgcaaacATTGAAACCTTGGAGTGCAGTCTTAGAGTCTTGAGCACAGAAGAACATCTGCAATCGAACTACAAAGAAACATTCGAGATTTGCAGTCTCTATCAGTCACAAATAGGGGTGTCTAGTACAGGTTAACCTAACCTAAACCTTTCTTGGTCCTGGTCCACATCACGATTGTTAAAGAAAGGGCAGTATTATTAGTAGTTGTATAGTAGTAATACATACAGAGGAACAGTAGTAGTGTAGTATATTATAGTGATAATAAAAGAAGCAAAGCAGGAGACGCAGCCTAGTTAATCCCAGTCATAATTCATTAGCACTGAGTGGGCAGATCTACTCAACTGCCTAGGGAGTGGTAaaaccgtaaaaaaaaaaacggcaGAGGGATTCAGAATAGCATAGCAGTTACTATGACAGTAGTAATTCAGATTAGCAGGAGTAACAATTGGATTAGCAAGGACTCCTCCAGTCCAGACTccagagagaggagaagaaatcgGGGAGAGAGATTAATTAGGGAAGTACTCCACTCCCTCCAGTGGACTACTGGAGTTGAGCGGTGCGGTGCTGTGCTTTATCTAGGGAGCCGGAgggagctctctctctctacttacacacacaaacacacagagagagacCAAAAGCAaaccctcgcctcgcctcgcctctctcAACCATCgtcttccaccgccgccgccgccaccgaacGAACGCGCCGACCGACCGCGCGAAGATCTGGGCAGCTGGGACGAGACATAGGGAGTATAACGGAGGAACTGAAGAAGGAGACAAACGCCGGATTTAACTCCACGGAACGGGAACACATTGCTGCTGCTACCATTCAAGCTTGGACTccggtctcctcctcctcctagggTAGGGTGGTAAGGGAGAAAAttgcagatgcagatgcagatgcagtCGAGGTCTCGCATTCGCGGCCGCGA
This window of the Oryza sativa Japonica Group chromosome 4, ASM3414082v1 genome carries:
- the LOC4337495 gene encoding uncharacterized protein; translated protein: MGNMTRSDSPISRLIVLSFLDFLNSVELAPGADPEALEVARECLESIFSINSSSVVERVHPGLLLELFSSMEAAQQDNSAPGPVSNKPSCSASTSTIQEDLTKCTTSNSEGQNEDTFDLDHSGDELFAKFYTSLDEINFFKTSSAGAEDPGQLSKATQFFDDALLGMRKSGRKRASLGDLAEFFKSKGNEFMRSKQHLKAVELYTCAIALSRNNAIYYCNRAAAYTLLNMFNEAVEDCLKSIEIDPNYSKAYSRLGSAYFALGKYHDALYKGYLKASELDPSNENVWQNIEVTKKKLAEQRGPPEEQNTYAPQSQASHGQFPGQSSSGVPFTFFPPGNSPTPEFFANIINRVSDISQQSSEHSININLNDIFNHANVNGNSQGTPQTETSSNHTPPPSFPTNTAVPPPFSFTGSTEGNRPQQTSSGHEGEHGQPGMHRDAGIQINLAGPEQAADAMRAVMEMLAPHMSQREGAPGSARGPG